Within the Setaria viridis chromosome 3, Setaria_viridis_v4.0, whole genome shotgun sequence genome, the region GCGCCTCCTTGAAGCTGCTCGACACGGTTCTGGCGCAcggcgccgcgtcgccgccgccgccgtcgtgccgcTTGCTGCTGATCGCCGGCACGGGCTCCAGGTCGACGAACAGCCGCGAGTCGCCGtcgttcctcgccgccgcgccgccgccgccgtccacaaCAACGGGCAGCGATTCCTCGGCGTGGACGTGACTCTGGTTCGTGTCCAGCAGCTGCATGCTCTTGTGCCCCCTCgacggccgcctcgccgcgtcgccgccgtggctcCGGGCGTTGCTCCGTCTTCTAGAATCCTCCCGGAACTTCGCGTCCATCTCCTTGTTGGGCGCGTACCTGGGCAGGCTCGCCGGCTCGCACGCGTGCGGCGGCGTCGCGAAGTACTCGGCgtccagggcggcggcggcggtgccgcgggcggcggggtcgagcgAGAGGAGCgtggcgaggaggcggagcgcgtGCTCCGGCATGGAGCCCGCGAAGGCCTCCCTGAGGCGGCTCGGGTAAGGTTGCTGCGGCCGGAAgacggcggcgtgggcgagccCGGAGCGGCGCCAGAAGTCGTCGGGCGGCGAGCCGCAGAGCTTGAAGATCTTGTGGATCTGCTCGACCTCGGTGCGGCCCGGCAGGACGGGGCGGCGCGCGTGCATCTCGGCGAAGACGCAGCCGGCGCTCCAGAGGTCGACGGAGGGCTCGTACGCCGTCGCGCCCAGGAGGAGCTCCGGAGGGCGGTACCAGAGCGTGACCACGCGGCTCGTcagcggcgccgcggccgccgacgccgccgacggcgtGAAGAGGTTGGCCAGGCCGAAGTCCGCCACCTTaagctcgccgccgctgctcacCAGCAGGTTGGCGCACTTGATGTCCCGGTGCATCACCCCCCGGCCGTGGCAGTGCGCCAGCCCCTCCAGCAGCTGCCTCATGTAGCACTTGATCTACACCCATCACGCACATGCTGTCAGCTTGTACCATCGATCGCCATTGCCATGACCATGATCGAGATCCTATCCTAAGAGATGATCATGGTCCCACGCCACGATCATAGTGTCCTCAATTATCCATTATTTATCCTAAGAGATGATCATGTCGACGAGATAGTACCTGGGGCTCAGAGAAGGAGACGTCGGGGTCGGAGGTGAGGCCGGCGAGGTCGTGGTCGAGGTACTCGAAGACGAGGTagatggcggaggaggagcgggaggtgaTGATGCCGTCGAGGGCGACGACGTTGGGgtggccgcggaggcggcggaggatgaGGATCTCGCGGGCCATGAACCGGACGCTCTCGGGCTCCACGCTGTCGAACCGGACCTTCTTGAGCGCCACGAGGCGGCCGGTGGCGAGCTCCCGCGCCCGGAACACGCTGCTGTACGTGCCCTGCCCCACCTTCTCCAGCTTCTCGAACCCCTCGGCGCGGAGCGGCACCCACCCctgcaccgcctccgccgccaccgcgctcaGCCACGACGGccacccggccgccgcctgctcccccTCCACGCACCGCCGGATGTTCCCCAgccgcgccgtcgtcgccgcgttAGCAGCAGCCTCCCTcccggaccgccgccgccgctcgtcgtcctcgtcaccggcgccggcgtcgaacGCCTCCAGCCGCACCGGCCGGCTCCATATCGacaccgccgacgacgaccccagctccgccgacgccgacgccgacacgCTGCGAGACACACCGTACGACGTCGACGACACCTCGTACGCCGGCGAGGACACCGTGCCGGGCCTCGACGCCGCGCaacccatggccgccgcccacgctggcggcgcggcgggccaCGCACTCCGCTTCCTCCCTCCCTACAGCTTGACGAAGGAAGGAGGAGACAGAGGAGGAGCAAGAACACAGGGGAGGGGGGTACGCtatcctcctctctcctctgttCTGGCTCCCCCGGGCGATCACCCTCCTCCCCTGCGTCCACAAGCAATGCGAGCAGCGGCTAAAGATAGCAAGGAAGGAGATGGCAGGCCATGGCCAATTTGCCGCGGCTGCCTTTAATTGGTGCTCAAACTGTCCTCCCCTTTTGCTTTAATCCCTGCGCTGGTCTTGAGCTGGGGAGCAAGTGCAATTTCTCAATCCTGGTCACTATTTTTTTCCTCATAAAGCCTAAACATGGTATGTGATCGTGATAGAGGATTAGAGGGGTCTTTGGTTAAGTGCAACAGCTTCTCTATGTTATGTCAGAGAACAAGGAAGAACAGGTGCAACTGAtcaaaataatatttaaaaatgaCAGAAGCTTTTGATGGGGTTTTGCATGAATTTCGAGATGATTTTGTTGTGGATTTGGTTTGAGAGAGGAAaaactttttagaaaaagttgggGGAAGATGCAGGTGTGTGGTTGCGATGGTCAAAGAATACATTTGTTTTGGGGGAGGGTACACGGGGCAAAGGAATTGATGTGTGTGCAAGAACCCAACAGGCAATGCAACGTGGTGTCCTGGTTTTGGGCGGGGAAAATGTTCATGTGGTAACTGATTGTATTCAAGGCACTAGGGCAGTATGGGCATGCAGTACTAGCCGTTTGTATTTAAAATCTCCAGCCACCTCACCTGGTTCTCTCTCTAGCCTTTCCTCCAGTTTTTAATGTTTTGATTCATATATTTTATATAGGTTTAGTGCTGCTTGTGATGATGTGGTTGATGAAAAGATTAGCACATGAACAAAGGTGGTTTTGTTTGGGAGGAACATGACATCAAGTGGTTAACAAAAACAATTGTAAACATGATAAAAAGTGGTGATCTAACACTTTGactggtgatttttttttccctctcactTTCCCTTTTCTCATGTCTGGAGAAAGGGATATATGCCGGCGCAACAATGGCGATGGTTGATGCCCCACCTCCACCAAAATCCATTATCATGAGATTGAGAGGGATGGGTGTATGGGAGGGAATGTTTGACTATTGTGTGAGAATGTTTATGATAGGGACCATTGCTGGATGAGGAGTTAAGCTTAGATCTCAATTTGCTGCtgaaattatgttttgtttttatttcatCGAGTACCTTGTATTTCCTTGAATCATGAATGCCTGATCTGAATTTCATAAGTACCGATCTTAGTCGCGGTATAGCAATGTTAACACCTgcaaagtttcttttttttttcctcttattCCCTGAAAATTGTTTCTGTATTCCAAATGAGATCTGAAATTTATGGGAAGCTCACGGTACTACACGAGGCAGTGCACGCTCAACTAGGTGTGAATTGTGATGAATGCATTGCAAGGACAGTGCTTGCACATCGCATGGTTGGTTAGCTAGCCAGGCAGTTCATCTTCATTCTTTCTGTAGAAAGGAATTTATTTGGCCTTGACTGCCATTTACCATCTTGTCCCTGCTCCATGCTTCCCAAAATGGTACAAAGTAAATGGCTCCAATTGTCATATGTGCATAGAGATGTACTCTACATTGGACCAGAGTACCAGACAGTGACTTATCCAAGCAAAATTTCTCACAGatagaaagagaggaaaaagtagaagaaaaaaagggggggaaaTGCAGCAAGGCAAAAGTCCACTCATTGTGGCTAGTGGTTGGGCAATCCTTTTGAGGAGGTCTCCTCTTTTGTGGTTTGTGTTATGTGCctgctgttcttgctctaagcaCAATGGCTTTTTGAGAGGGGGTGCTAATGAGCAGAGACCGACAAATGGGCCCGGATAAGTTGCGCATGGTGGGGTCCAATTGTCTGTCACTCTGTGTAAAGGAATTCCTGCAGTAGTGCTCTTTGTGCTCTTTGGGCAATTGCATGGGGAGATAGGATCATAGGATGATCTTTTCTGCTTTGTGCCATGCTTTGGTGCTCACATCTTGCATGCAACCTTTGACGCAAGATATGATCGATCATGTTGCTCCTCTTTTGGTTGCGGCAAATTTTAGTATGTAACTCTTGTACTGGACCATCCTTTGCCATGTCAAAACTTGAGAATTATCCATGTCTCTCAATAGTGAAAAACTCAAAATGTACCTCTGATATTTTGCGCTGTCTCATGTTTGTGACTCTGCTTCTTGTGGGCCTAAAAAAACTTCAAAGCAAATGCAAACATGAGGGATACAAATTTAACAAATAAGCAAAACAAAATAACCGTTCGAGAAATTACGCAGAAAACAGTTGGTCAGAACTGTAACAAGAAGGCTATGGAGACAGGGTAATATTTTCAGATCCAAGTCCTGGTGCTTCCTGGTTGCATGCTGTTCCCTTTCTCAAGCAGTCTTTTCACtgatgaaagaagaaaaggagtacTCAAGGCTTGATTGGGAAGAGACATGCTCATGCGACATGCCCTAGCACTCATGTTACCTCTTTGCGTGGGCCCCACTGGTTTGCTAAGATCCTGCTTAAAATCCTTTGTTAGTCACAAACCGTGTGTGTCCATGAATGCTGCAATCAGTGTAGTGTAGTGTAGCACAAGGATGACACTGTCAGCAAACGCAATGCGCCTGCTGCCGTGCCGTATTCAGTACAGGCATGTGATGGTGGCATTTGCAAACATCTGCTGAGCCACTTCATCATCTCTTTGACAAAACTTCTCCTAGAGAAACTTTGATTAACATTCTATAGCAAGTTAGCAACCTGGTCAATTTAGCGCGAACTCAAGAACTGTTTGCGCACATCATACAGCGATACAGGTCGGAAACCTAGCTGGTTGCATGCCAAACCTATGTTCTACTAGCTGGTTCGTATAAGGTGGTATCACCTTTGGCAAAGAGTCGATTTTACAAaactacattttttttatatccTAACCGCGTAACACGATTATTTTGACAAATAGTTCTGTGAAATTTAACCTTGGTAAAAGAGATTTGTTACTGTGCTTAATAAATGTAGTTCTAGAGTAAGTGCAGTTAACTTCTTTAAACTTTTACCATTACTTACATAAAAAGCAATGGCATTGCTGGCAACATATGTTTAGAGAAATTACTAAAAAAATGTTTTCAATGGCATTATTGGTAACATGTGTTTAGAAAAAGAAGTACTGAAAATATTTTTACATCAGATATTGTGTGTGTTCGAAAAGCTTAAGAAATAGTAAGAAATTGAAAACAGAAATGTAATGGGCCAACCAAGCTCCATGTGGTCTGGGCTTATTTTTCAAGGTAATGGCCCAACCAAGTCGCTTGC harbors:
- the LOC117849738 gene encoding probable serine/threonine-protein kinase At1g54610, whose translation is MGCAASRPGTVSSPAYEVSSTSYGVSRSVSASASAELGSSSAVSIWSRPVRLEAFDAGAGDEDDERRRRSGREAAANAATTARLGNIRRCVEGEQAAAGWPSWLSAVAAEAVQGWVPLRAEGFEKLEKVGQGTYSSVFRARELATGRLVALKKVRFDSVEPESVRFMAREILILRRLRGHPNVVALDGIITSRSSSAIYLVFEYLDHDLAGLTSDPDVSFSEPQIKCYMRQLLEGLAHCHGRGVMHRDIKCANLLVSSGGELKVADFGLANLFTPSAASAAAAPLTSRVVTLWYRPPELLLGATAYEPSVDLWSAGCVFAEMHARRPVLPGRTEVEQIHKIFKLCGSPPDDFWRRSGLAHAAVFRPQQPYPSRLREAFAGSMPEHALRLLATLLSLDPAARGTAAAALDAEYFATPPHACEPASLPRYAPNKEMDAKFREDSRRRSNARSHGGDAARRPSRGHKSMQLLDTNQSHVHAEESLPVVVDGGGGAAARNDGDSRLFVDLEPVPAISSKRHDGGGGDAAPCARTVSSSFKEAPRLAQRLPLSGPVQLAASTGFAWAKKPRPDATAAAAAAVTKRSGSKGPGTNSNAGGDAERTTAAATATTPAPYEAEKQEMIKQWAQVADAFSTSEAYNNRLRQTLDAKHLKTGKKYKGKVDRVDFSGPLLSQPRRIDELLQNHEQHIRRAGRRSWFKKGSKEHH